In bacterium, the following proteins share a genomic window:
- a CDS encoding hemolysin III family protein gives MSDHYYSKGEEIANSVTHGLGVMLSIAGLVILIIYAALNGTAIHVVSATIFGSTLILLYTASTLYHSFQSPRVKRIMRILDHSGIYLLIAGTYTPFTLISLNGAWGWSLFGVVWGLALAGVIFKIFFTGRFGAVSTVIYLAMGWIAIVAIKPMIELIPTGGLWWILAGGLAYSFGVIFYAWKKLPYAHAVWHMFVLGGSVCHFFAVLLYVIP, from the coding sequence ATGTCTGACCACTACTACTCCAAAGGCGAAGAGATCGCTAACAGTGTTACCCACGGATTGGGCGTTATGCTCAGTATCGCCGGGCTTGTTATATTAATTATCTATGCCGCGCTCAACGGAACGGCGATACACGTCGTGAGCGCCACGATTTTCGGTTCTACGCTGATCTTGTTGTATACCGCTTCCACCCTTTACCATTCCTTTCAGTCGCCGCGCGTGAAACGTATCATGCGTATCCTGGATCATTCGGGAATTTATCTACTGATCGCCGGAACGTACACGCCTTTCACATTGATCAGCTTGAACGGCGCGTGGGGCTGGAGTCTTTTCGGAGTCGTTTGGGGATTGGCGCTGGCCGGCGTGATTTTCAAAATCTTTTTTACCGGACGATTCGGCGCCGTTTCAACCGTCATTTATTTAGCGATGGGTTGGATTGCCATCGTCGCCATCAAGCCGATGATCGAGCTGATTCCAACCGGAGGACTTTGGTGGATACTAGCCGGCGGGTTGGCGTACAGTTTCGGAGTAATTTTTTATGCGTGGAAAAAACTTCCTTATGCCCATGCCGTCTGGCACATGTTTGTGCTGGGCGGAAGTGTCTGCCATTTTTTTGCGGTTTTATTGTATGTCATACCTTGA